CTGGTCGACGCGACCACCACCTGGATGTTCGGCCTGCGGATCGAGGGCCAGTCCTACGTCCCGTCCGACCTCGGCGGCTACGTCTTCCTCGCCGTGATCGTGCTCGCCACCGCCGCCGCCTACGGACTCCTCGTCCGCCGCTACCGGAAGATCTGAGAGGCCACCTGTGACCACCATCAGCATCGACCGGGTCTCCCGCTGGTTCGGGAACGTCGTCGCCGTCAACGACATCAGCATGACCGTGGGGCCCGGCGTCACCGGACTGCTCGGCCCCAACGGGGCCGGCAAGTCCACCCTGATCCACATGATGAGCGGCTTCCTGCCGCCGTCCACCGGACGGGTCGACATCGACGGCACACCGGTCTGGAAGAACCAGGGCGCCTACCGGCAGATCGGCCTCGTGCCCGAGCGCGAGGCCATGTACGACTTCCTCACCGGGCACGAGTTCGTCCTCGCCAACGCCGAGCTGCACGGGCTGGCCGACCCCGGCGCCGCCGCCCAACGGGCGCTCGCCACGGTGGCGATGGAGTACGCCCAGGACCGCACCGTCGGCACCTACTCCAAGGGCATGCGGCAGCGCGTCAAAATGGCCTCGGCGCTGGTCCACGACCCGGCCGTGCTGCTGCTGGACGAGCCCTTCAACGGGATGGACCCGCGGCAGCGGATGCACCTGATGGAGCTGCTGCGCCGGTTCGGCTCCGAGGGCCGGACGGTGCTGTTCTCCTCGCACATCCTGGAGGAGGTCGAACAGCTCGCCCGGCACATCGAGGTGGTCGTCGCCGGACGGCACGCCGCCTCCGGCGACTTCCACAAGATCCGCCGGCTGATGACCAACCGGCCGCACCGCTACCTGGTGCGCTCCAGCGACGACCGGCGGCTGGCGGCGGCGCTGATCGCGGACGCGTCGACGGCCGGCATCGAACTCGACTGGAGCGAGCGAGCCCTGCGGATCCAGGCCATCGACTTCTTCCGCTTCACCGAGCTGCTGCCCAGGGTCGCCAAGGAGGCCGGGATCCGGCTGCTGACCGTGTCGCCCCAGGACGAGTCCCTGGAGAGCGTCTTCTCCTACCTGGTGACGTCGCCATGACCGGGCCCGCAGCACAGACCAGGACCAGCACACCCCGTAAGGATGTGAACCAGTGAACCTCACCGTCGCCCGGCTGACCGTACGCGGCCTGCTCGGCCGCCGCCGCGGCCTGCTGCTGCTCGCGGTGCCCGCGCTGCTGCTGGTCCTGTCGGTGGTCATCCGCCTCGCCGTCGGCCAGGACGAGAGCACCACCGTCAACGTCCTCGGCGGGCTCGGGCTCGGCACGCTGGTGCCGCTGCTCGGACTGATCGCCGGGACCGGTGCCATCGGCCCGGAGATCGACGACGGCTCGATCGTCTACCTGCTGGCCAAGCCCCTGCCGCGCTGGAAGATCGTCACCACCAAGCTCGCGGTCTCCGTCGGCTGCACCGCGGTCTTCGGGGCGATCCCGATGTACATCGCCGGGGTCATCCTCTTCGGCAACTTCGAGCACCTGGCCCTGGCGTACGGGGTCGGCGCGCTCGTCGCCGGGGTCGCCTACAGCTCGATCTTCCTGCTGCTCGGCGTGGTCTCCCGGCACGCGGTGGTGTGGGGCCTGCTGTACTCGCTGGTCTGGGAGAGCGTCTTCGGCGGCCTGGTCCCGGGCGCGAAGACGCTCAGCGTCCAGCAGTGGTCGCTCGCGATCACCCGCACGATCGCCGATCCCGGCGTGGTCACCTCGGCCGTCCACCTGCCGACGGCGGTGCCGCTGCTGCTGGTGGTCATCCTCGGCGGCACGGCGCTGGCCGCCGCTCGGCTGAGCCGGCTCACACTCGCCGGCGAGGAGTAGCGAGCTGTTAGCCCCGAAGGCGGGTCCGCGCGCTGCGCGGACCCGCCTTCGGGGCTACTGCGGTTCTGGCCCGCTGCGGTACCGGGCTACTGCGGTTCGCGGCTACTGCGCCTCGACGGCGCGCAGGGTGACCCGGCGGCCGGCGCCGAGGCCGGCGACCAGGGCCACGGCGCAGCACACCAGCAGCAGCGACAGCGGCAGCGTCCAGCCGTGCGTCGCCTGGTGCAGCGCACCGACGCCCACCGGGCCGCAGGCGGCGATGAAGTAGCCGACCATCTGCGACATGCCGGAGAGCTGCGAGGCCACCGTCGGGCTGCCGGAGCGCAGCACGATCAGCGCCATGGCCAGCCCGAAGCCGCCGCCCATGCCGAGGCCGAGCAGCGTCGCCCAGATCCAGGCGCCGGCCACCGGGGCGACGATCAGTCCGCCGATGCCGACCGCGTAGCAGCCCACCATCAGCACCACGAGCTTGCCCTGACTGCTCGTCCGGCCGGCCGCGAGCGGCACCAGGAAGGCGCCGGCGATCTGCACCAGGTTGCAGAAGGCGAAGATCAGCGCCGCCGTGCCGCGCGACATCCCGTGGTCGTTCAGGACCGTCGGCATCCAGGCGATCAAGGTGTAGGCGAGCAGCGACATGATGCCCATGTAGATGGCGAGCTGCCAGGCCAGCGGGTGCCGCCACATGCCCGGCAGGTGCGCGGTCGCGGGCGTCGGGGCGGACGCCGGAGTCTGCGCCGGAGCCTTCGCCGACTTGGCGCCGACCACCTGCGGCAGCCAGGCCGCCGCCGAGACCAGCGCCAGTACCGACCAGGAGGCCAGCGAGCCCTGCCACCCGCCGAAGGCGTGCTCCATCGGCACGGACAGCGCGGCGGCCAGGGTCGCACCGACGATCATCGACGTGCCGTAGACACCGGTCATCGTCGCCGCGCGGTCCGGGAAGTCCCGCTTCACCAGGCCCGGCATGGTCACGTTGAGCAGCGCGATGGCCGCGCCGATCACCATGCTGCCGGCGAACAGCGCCCAGGAGCCGCTGACGATCCGCAGCCCGACCCCGGCCGCCAGCACCACCAGCGCCAGCAGGACCACCCGCTCCGGACCGAAGCGGCGCACCAGCTTCGGGACGAAGGGCGCGGTCACGCCCATGAACAGCACCGGGAACGTGGTGAGCAGCCCGCCGGCCGTCGAGGAGAGCCCGTAGTGGTTGCTGATGTCGGTCAGCAGCGGCGACACGGCGGAGAGCGCCGCCCGCATGTTGAGCGAGACCAGCAGGATGCCGACCAGCGCGGTGACCGGGTGGGCGGCGATCCGTGCGGGGCGGGAGGGTGAGGTGGTGGGCGCGGCGGTGGGTGCGTCGATCATGCTGTGGGACATGGGGGGTCTTTCCGAGCGTCAGGTGGGGCGGCGGTTCGTGGGGATGAGGCCGGGCCTCAGTCGAGCAGGCGGGCGACGGCGCCCATCGGGTCGGCGATGAGCTGCCGGCTGGCGGCCTCCGCCGCCTCCGGATCGCCGGAGGCGATGGCGTCCACCAGCGCCCGGTGCGAGGCCAGGTCGACCATCGGCATGTCCTGGTCGCCGACGGCGGCGCGCATCGACTCGCGGACGGAGGCGCTGAAGTAGCGGTAGACCTCGGTCAGTGCCGGGTTGTGCGCGGACTCGACCATGGCGGTGTGGAATTCGAGGTCGTGCTCGACAGTGGCCTCTCGGCCGGCCCGCTCGGGCTCGTTCAGCAGGATGTGCTCCTCGGCGTCGAGGGCGGTCCGCATCCGGGCCAGGTCCTCGGGGGTGTGCCGGAGCGCGGCCAGCCGGGCGGCCTCGTTCTCCAGCGCCGCGCGGACCTCCAGCACGTCCCGCACCCCGGAGCGCTGCACCCCGTGCAGCACGGCGGCCGGGTCGCTGGTGGAGCGCACGAAGGTGCCCTCGCCCTGCCGCGACTGCAGCATCCCCGCGTGCACCAGCACCCGCACGGCCTCGCGCACGGTGTTCCGGCCGACCTGGAGCTGCTCGGCGAGCTCGTGCTCGGTCGGGATCCGGTCCCCGACCTGCCAGCTCCCACTGCTGAGCTGGGCCCGCAGCTGCTCGATCGCGGAGTCGACCAGGGAGGTGCGCCCGGCCGCGTGCAGGGGGGTAATGCTGCTCATCGACTGATCCTCCTGTGGCCCGGACATCCGCTTGCCCAGTCATCCTACAACTGTTTCTCCCGGTGCCGTGGCTCGCGGCTGCTGCCGCGACCCGCTACCGGCCCCGTGTGATCGCGTCGTCGACGACAAAACCCTTGGCGGGTCCCTCGGGGATGAGGACGTCGGTGCCGTAGGAGTAGCGGCGCGAGTTGCGGTAGTCGGCGTGCTTGCTGTCGGGCTCGCTGAGGACGGTGACTGTGCCGTCCTCGTCGTAGTCGTCGACGAGGACGTAGACAGGGATGCCCGCGCGGGCGTAGGCGCGCCGCTTGCGGATCCGGTCCCGCTGCCGGTCGCCGTGGCCGGGGGAGACGACCTCGGCGACGAAGGCGACCCCTTCGGCCAGTACTCCGAGGCCACTGGGGTGCGCGATCTCGTCCAGCGCACGCGGGCAGATGAAGAGATCGGGAACGTACGACTTGAAGCCGTGAATGACGTTGATGTCATTGCGGGCTGTCCAGGCGGAGTCCTGAAGATGCCGTAGCAGCGATTCGAGCATCCGGCCGATGAGAATGCCGTGGCGGAGGCGGCCGGTGGGAGACATCTCGATGGACCCCTCGATGATCTCGACGCGGAAGCCCTCAGGAACATCGATGGCTTTCCAGACCTCCCACAGGGCCTCGTCCAGGTCCACAGCGGTCTCCTCGTCGGCGAGCACGGTCATCGTCAAGCACCTCCCTCGTTCAGTGTGGGCAGCGGGGGTCGGGTGACACAAGCCGCACCCGGAAACTACGCCGAGTGATCGCGACTGCGGAGAGAAAGCCTGCCGGTTCACGCGAATGGGTGAAGATACCGGCTAGACCTGCGGAAAGAGGCGTTCCACGACGGCGGCGACGCCGTCCTCGTCGTTGCTGAGGGTGACCTCGTCGGCGGCGGTGAGGAGCGCCGGGTGGGCGTTGGCCATGGCCACGCCGCAGGCGGACCAGCGGAACATCGGCAGGTCGTTGGGCATGTCGCCGAAGGCGATGGTGCGGTCGCGGGTGACGCCGAGGCGGGCGGCGGCCAGTGCCAGCCCCGTGGCCTTCGACAGTCCCAGCGGCAGCACCTCGACGAACTGCGGACCGGAGACGACGACGTCGACCAGCTGGCCGGCGATCTCCCGGGCGGCCTGGGCCAGCTCGTCGTCGCCCAGGGAGGGGTGCTGGAGGAAGAGCCGGGTGATCGGCCGCTGCCAGAAGTCGGCCGGGTCGGCGACGGTGACCGGGTCCCCGACCGCGACCTGGTAGCCGGGGCCGGTCAGCACCTCGCCGTCCAGCCCGTCCTGGCCGACGGCGACGAACAGCGGGCCGAGCTCGGCCTCGATCTTCGCCAGCGCGACCTGGGCCAGCGCGCGGTCCAGGGTGACCGAGGTGAGCTCCTTGTGCGCGCCCGCGTCGTAGACCTGCGCGCCCTGGCCGCACACGGCGAGGCCGGTGTAGCCGATGGCGTCCAGGGTCGGCCTGGTCCAGGACGCCGAGCGTCCGGTGACCACGATGTGCAGCGCCCCGGCGGC
The Streptacidiphilus albus JL83 genome window above contains:
- a CDS encoding ABC transporter ATP-binding protein → MTTISIDRVSRWFGNVVAVNDISMTVGPGVTGLLGPNGAGKSTLIHMMSGFLPPSTGRVDIDGTPVWKNQGAYRQIGLVPEREAMYDFLTGHEFVLANAELHGLADPGAAAQRALATVAMEYAQDRTVGTYSKGMRQRVKMASALVHDPAVLLLDEPFNGMDPRQRMHLMELLRRFGSEGRTVLFSSHILEEVEQLARHIEVVVAGRHAASGDFHKIRRLMTNRPHRYLVRSSDDRRLAAALIADASTAGIELDWSERALRIQAIDFFRFTELLPRVAKEAGIRLLTVSPQDESLESVFSYLVTSP
- a CDS encoding ABC transporter permease subunit — translated: MNLTVARLTVRGLLGRRRGLLLLAVPALLLVLSVVIRLAVGQDESTTVNVLGGLGLGTLVPLLGLIAGTGAIGPEIDDGSIVYLLAKPLPRWKIVTTKLAVSVGCTAVFGAIPMYIAGVILFGNFEHLALAYGVGALVAGVAYSSIFLLLGVVSRHAVVWGLLYSLVWESVFGGLVPGAKTLSVQQWSLAITRTIADPGVVTSAVHLPTAVPLLLVVILGGTALAAARLSRLTLAGEE
- a CDS encoding CynX/NimT family MFS transporter, whose amino-acid sequence is MSHSMIDAPTAAPTTSPSRPARIAAHPVTALVGILLVSLNMRAALSAVSPLLTDISNHYGLSSTAGGLLTTFPVLFMGVTAPFVPKLVRRFGPERVVLLALVVLAAGVGLRIVSGSWALFAGSMVIGAAIALLNVTMPGLVKRDFPDRAATMTGVYGTSMIVGATLAAALSVPMEHAFGGWQGSLASWSVLALVSAAAWLPQVVGAKSAKAPAQTPASAPTPATAHLPGMWRHPLAWQLAIYMGIMSLLAYTLIAWMPTVLNDHGMSRGTAALIFAFCNLVQIAGAFLVPLAAGRTSSQGKLVVLMVGCYAVGIGGLIVAPVAGAWIWATLLGLGMGGGFGLAMALIVLRSGSPTVASQLSGMSQMVGYFIAACGPVGVGALHQATHGWTLPLSLLLVCCAVALVAGLGAGRRVTLRAVEAQ
- a CDS encoding FadR/GntR family transcriptional regulator; the protein is MSSITPLHAAGRTSLVDSAIEQLRAQLSSGSWQVGDRIPTEHELAEQLQVGRNTVREAVRVLVHAGMLQSRQGEGTFVRSTSDPAAVLHGVQRSGVRDVLEVRAALENEAARLAALRHTPEDLARMRTALDAEEHILLNEPERAGREATVEHDLEFHTAMVESAHNPALTEVYRYFSASVRESMRAAVGDQDMPMVDLASHRALVDAIASGDPEAAEAASRQLIADPMGAVARLLD
- a CDS encoding Uma2 family endonuclease, whose product is MTVLADEETAVDLDEALWEVWKAIDVPEGFRVEIIEGSIEMSPTGRLRHGILIGRMLESLLRHLQDSAWTARNDINVIHGFKSYVPDLFICPRALDEIAHPSGLGVLAEGVAFVAEVVSPGHGDRQRDRIRKRRAYARAGIPVYVLVDDYDEDGTVTVLSEPDSKHADYRNSRRYSYGTDVLIPEGPAKGFVVDDAITRGR
- a CDS encoding HAD family hydrolase, which encodes MSTSARPFDLIATDLDGTLLRSDHTVSERTQRALAAATAAGALHIVVTGRSASWTRPTLDAIGYTGLAVCGQGAQVYDAGAHKELTSVTLDRALAQVALAKIEAELGPLFVAVGQDGLDGEVLTGPGYQVAVGDPVTVADPADFWQRPITRLFLQHPSLGDDELAQAAREIAGQLVDVVVSGPQFVEVLPLGLSKATGLALAAARLGVTRDRTIAFGDMPNDLPMFRWSACGVAMANAHPALLTAADEVTLSNDEDGVAAVVERLFPQV